The following is a genomic window from Abditibacteriota bacterium.
GTAGTGCTGCTCCGCCAGTATCTCCGTGGGGGCCATGATGGCCGCCTGCATGCCGTTTTTGCAGCAGAGGAGCATGCCGGCCAGGGCCGTGAGGGTCTTGCCGCTCCCCACGTCTCCCTGCAGCAGCCTGTTCATACAGTCGGGCTTGCGCATGTCAGCGACTATTTCCATGACGGACCTTTTCTGTCCCTCGGTGAGAGGGAAGGGGAACAGGGACCGGAACTCGGTGAAAAAGTCGTCGGGCACCCGAAAGCTGATGCCCCGGCCCGGCAGCTTCTGGCGCTGTTTTCTCTGGACGAGGGCCAGCTGCAGCACGAACAGCTCTTCAAAGGCCAGACGGTCTCTGGCCCGTAGAAAGCCTTCGGGGCTGTCGGGATAATGCATGCCGCGGACGGCTTCCCACAGGCCCTCGAGGCCGTATTCCTCCCTGACGGAGAGAGGCAGGGTCTCGTGATAGAATTCCCGCTCGTATTCAAGAGCCTTGCGCACAAAGCTCCGCATCTGATTCTGGCCGATGCCGTCGGTGAGATTGTACACAGGGACTATCACTTCGTCCGTGTCCGGGTCCTCCAGTATCTCGGCTCCGATCATCACCGGATAGCCGGCCCTGTCCATGGTCACGCTGCCGTACACGGTCACATTTCTGTCCTCCAGCTTCCGGAGGCGGGCCAGGAGATAATTGCCGTGGTTGAACCACACCAGGCTGAGGGTGTCCAGACCGTCGGTGACTCCGGCGGTGATAAGGGTGATGTTCCTGCGGCGGGTCTGTTTTTGGCTGACGGAGATCAGGGTGCCTCTTACGGAGACCGGCGTGTCAAAGGGGACCGCTCCGGCGGAATATACCTTGGAGCGGTCTTCGTACCGCATGGGATAGTGTTCGCACAGGTCTCTGGTGCTGTGGATGCCCAGCTTGGCCAGCCGGGCTTCCATCTTGCGACCCACTCCTGACAGGTGTCGGACTTCCATGTGGCAGCCTGTGTCAGAGCAAGCCCTTTTCCTTGGCGAAGGAGTGGACCTGAGAGCCTATCTTGGCGTTTTTCAGCTTGATAGGGGTGTTCTCTTCGAAGGCGTCCGGCGCAATGGTCACGTCGGTGTCCGGCAGATGGATGGTCTTGAGCCTGTCGCAGCCGTAGAAGGCGTGAGAGGCTATCTTCACCGTCTGGGGGTCGATGGAATACTTGAGGTTGGACTTTTCCTGAGGGTATCTCACCAGCACGGTCTTGTCCTTGGAATACAGGACTCCGTCCACGGAGCAGAACTGCCTGCAGCTCTGACGCACGTTGATGGCCTTCAGACCTGTGAGCTGGTCAAAGGCTTCGGGGTCCACCACTCTCACGTTGGCGCTGATGGAGACTATGCTGATGGCCTTCTGACCCTTGAAGGTCTTTTGGTGCACGTTCTTGGTGTTGCCCCTGATGTTGAATACGCCCTGGTCCTGGCTCTTGCCGGCCTTGGCCTCCTTGCGGTCGCCGGGAGCTTCTGCCTCGGTCCCGTCGGTCTCTTCTGCAGCTTCCGAAGGCTCTTCTGCGGCCTCCGCGGTCTGCTCCTCTGCCGCGGGCTCCCCGGCGGGTTTTTCGGCGGCCTCTGCAGGCTCGTCTTCTGCGGACTCCTCTGCCACGGTCTCCCCGGCGGTCTCTGCCGCAGCTTCCGAAGGCTCTTCGGCAGTCTCTGCGGGCTGCTCCTCTATGGGTTCCTCTACGGGCTCCTCTTCTGTAGGCTCGGACTGAGCCTCGGAGGCTTCGTAGTCGGACGCCTGCTGGTCGGCGGCAGGAGTCTCAGCGGCGACGTCCGC
Proteins encoded in this region:
- a CDS encoding leucine-rich repeat protein, coding for SMGWKYAKDHNLLKSDGANRRQQQQSAPQEKPAKPAEPQNDLGYYFREIDSQPAAGGQSEPDETAGTAPGEEPAADVAAETPAADQQASDYEASEAQSEPTEEEPVEEPIEEQPAETAEEPSEAAAETAGETVAEESAEDEPAEAAEKPAGEPAAEEQTAEAAEEPSEAAEETDGTEAEAPGDRKEAKAGKSQDQGVFNIRGNTKNVHQKTFKGQKAISIVSISANVRVVDPEAFDQLTGLKAINVRQSCRQFCSVDGVLYSKDKTVLVRYPQEKSNLKYSIDPQTVKIASHAFYGCDRLKTIHLPDTDVTIAPDAFEENTPIKLKNAKIGSQVHSFAKEKGLL